A single window of Ananas comosus cultivar F153 linkage group 24, ASM154086v1, whole genome shotgun sequence DNA harbors:
- the LOC109728513 gene encoding probable leucine-rich repeat receptor-like protein kinase At5g63930: MAPISLLLLTIAIQALSASGCYETERNALLAFKADLIDPRNRLASWKSQNCCTWKGVVCSNTTGHILKLNLRNSYDNNDFLYYGKRPSALGGKISPSLLLLNHLGHLDLSLNNFSEIRIPEFFGSLKNLRYLNLSEACFSAMVPPQLGNLSKLHYLDLNSFDCDTNIRVDNFLWLAHMSSLHYLDISSVNMSFATNWLQSINMLPSLKYLDLSTTSLLTIPTSLPFINITTLRVLKISSSRINSTLPRWLWNLTSITHLDLSFNEFHGIIPDELSCLKSLNVLFLGSNNFKGMSPKAFSNLCGLNTLDLGGVGFSGEINKWVERLPNCMQKNLQILYFPYNNLRGNLLGWLEYMTSLTEIDLTANLLNGTIPLGVWRLTNLTRLYLQSNSFEGTITEVQLSHLQRLKWLDLAYNSFNMQISHNWIPPFQLKTLHLASCNLGPKFPTWLQGQTQLEELGLSKNGIVDTLPNWLWNMSRSLTYVHISNNQIKGKLPLTLDHVMLLYLNLSSSQLEGPLPALPQILSVLDLSNNFFVGPILNATLLRLQYLLLSNNSFDGNLPFALCESTSLQVLDISNNKLSGEIPSCLGVSQDQLLVLDMMNNTLSGKIPTSLGELRALSILDLSNNRLSGKIPSSLQYCRQLVNLNLGYNNFSRTIPKWIGESLRVLMVLFLRSNGFSGSIPSQITQLGYLRVLDLSHNNLSGCIPQSIGELSWKKGVPTDHMLFFQYGSFDVSAGTAYLVVKGAAREYSKLLYLVESIDLSCNNLYGEIPNEIGDLQALQYLNLSMNHLTGHIPDQIGMMHALESLDVAMNKLSGTIPQSLATLNFLSSLNVSYNNLSGKIPSGYQLQTLDDPSIYIGNPYLCGPPTMQNCSTNETTIIFGKKSHDRFERLGLYISVVLGFVIGFWIFFGTLLLSRSFRNTYFSAIDRTYDRLYVAVALTLIRLRRRCGEM; the protein is encoded by the coding sequence ATGGCTCCAATTTCTTTGCTGCTTTTGACAATAGCAATCCAAGCATTGTCGGCAAGCGGTTGCTACGAGACAGAGAGAAATGCACTGCTAGCTTTCAAAGCAGATCTAATCGATCCTCGCAACCGCTTAGCCTCATGGAAAAGCCAAAACTGTTGTACATGGAAGGGAGTCGTTTGCAGCAATACAACCGGTCACATTTTGAAGCTCAACCTGCGAAACTCCTATGACAATAATGATTTCCTTTATTATGGTAAAAGACCGTCAGCTTTGGGTGGTAAGATTAGTCCATCTTTGCTTCTCTTAAATCATTTGGGGCACTTAGATCTCAGTTTGAACAATTTCAGCGAGATTCGCATCCCGGAGTTCTTTggttctttaaaaaatttgagatatCTTAACCTCTCCGAAGCATGTTTCAGTGCAATGGTGCCTCCTCAACTTGGAAATCTCTCAAAACTTCATTACCTCGACCTCAATTCTTTCGATTGTGATACCAATATCAGAGTTGACAACTTCTTGTGGCTTGCTCATATGTCTTCTTTGCATTATCTTGATATAAGTTCTGTTAACATGAGTTTTGCTACAAATTGGTTACAATCAATAAACATGCTACCATCATTGAAATATCTTGATTTGAGCACGACTAGTCTTCTCACAATTCCCACTTCTCTACCATTTATCAATATTACGACTCTCAGGGTCCTTAAAATTTCAAGCAGTAGAATCAACTCTACCTTACCTAGATGGCTATGGAATCTTACTAGCATCACTCATCTTGACCTTTCTTTCAATGAGTTTCATGGCATTATTCCTGATGAATTGAGTTGCCTGAAGTCATTAAATGTTCTTTTTTTAGGATCTAATAATTTCAAAGGCATGTCACCAAAAGCATTTAGTAACCTTTGTGGCTTGAATACTTTGGACTTGGGTGGAGTTGGTTTTAGTggagaaataaataaatgggtCGAGAGACTGCCAAACTGCatgcaaaaaaatttacaaatctTGTATTTTCCGTATAACAACTTAAGGGGTAATTTGTTAGGTTGGCTAGAGTACATGACCAGCCTAACTGAAATAGACCTCACTGCAAATTTGCTAAATGGGACCATCCCACTTGGGGTTTGGAGGCTTACTAACTTAACTAGATTATATCTCCAAAGTAATTCCTTCGAGGGCACTATAACAGAAGTCCAACTTTCTCACTTGCAGAGGCTAAAATGGTTAGACCTTGCATATAACTCCTTTAACATGCAAATTAGTCATAATTGGATTCCTCCTTTTCAGCTAAAAACACTTCACTTGGCTTCTTGCAATCTGGGACCTAAATTTCCTACTTGGCTTCAAGGACAGACACAACTAGAAGAACTTGGCTTATCAAAAAATGGAATTGTTGATACCCTTCCCAATTGGCTTTGGAATATGTCCAGGTCCTTAACTTATGTACATATTTCCAATAATCAAATCAAGGGAAAATTACCATTGACACTGGATCATGTCATGctactatatttaaatttgagctCAAGCCAACTTGAAGGCCCATTGCCAGCTCTCCCGCAAATTCTTTCTGTCTTGGATTTGTCCAACAATTTTTTTGTGGGACCGATACTGAACGCTACGTTATTAAGGTTACAATATTTGCTTCTTTCTAATAATAGTTTCGACGGCAACCTACCATTCGCTTTATGTGAATCAACTTCATTGCAAGTTCTCGATATATCGAACAACAAGCTATCAGGAGAAATTCCTTCGTGTCTAGGGGTGTCGCAAGATCAACTACTTGTTCTTGATATGATGAACAATACTTTATCTGGAAAAATTCCTACCTCCCTCGGCGAACTACGGGCTCTTTCAATACTGGATTTAAGCAATAATCGCTTGTCAGGGAAAATTCCTTCTTCTTTGCAATATTGTCGACAGTTAGTTAATCTTAACCTTggatataataatttttctagaACAATACCTAAATGGATAGGAGAAAGCTTACGAGTTCTCATGGTGCTCTTTTTGCGCTCAAATGGGTTTTCAGGTAGCATCCCATCGCAAATCACACAACTTGGATATCTACGAGTCTTAGATCTTTCTCACAACAACTTATCTGGATGTATACCCCAATCTATTGGAGAATTAAGTTGGAAAAAAGGAGTTCCTACAGATCACATGCTATTTTTTCAATATGGAAGCTTTGATGTCTCAGCTGGCACTGCATATTTAGTTGTAAAAGGAGCGGCACGGGAATATTCGAAACTTCTTTATCTTGTCGAAAGCATTGACCTTTCCTGTAATAATCTCTATGGAGAGATCCCTAATGAGATTGGAGATTTACAGGCACTGCAATATCTAAACTTATCCATGAATCATTTGACAGGACATATTCCGGATCAAATCGGCATGATGCATGCATTGGAGTCGCTTGATGTAGCAATGAACAAGCTTTCTGGGACTATTCCACAAAGTCTTGCTACGTTGAATTTTTTGAGCAGTTTAAATGTGTCGTACAATAATCTATCAGGAAAAATCCCGTCAGGATATCAACTGCAGACTCTCGACGATCCATCTATATACATCGGTAATCCATATCTTTGTGGGCCACCAACTATGCAAAATTGCTCCACTAATGAAACAACTATTATTTTCGGAAAAAAGTCGCATGACCGGTTTGAAAGATTAGGGCTATACATTAGCGTGGTGTTAGGATTTGTAataggattttggattttttttggcACTCTTTTGTTAAGTAGATCATTTAGAAATACTTATTTCTCTGCGATCGACCGTACGTACGATAGGCTTTATGTTGCTGTTGCATTAACACTCATTAGATTGAGAAGGAGATGTGGGGAAATGTAA